The region TTGGCTTTCCACCAACCTAGTATACATCGATTGCAAGGAGAGAGCAATATTCATTCCAACGGTTGAAGTTACCCCAAGGGAAGCATTAACTATTCTCCTAGAAGGTACAATCAACCTGGTCAACTGCTTGTTCAAGCAAGAAATATATTTTCTTATGGTTCTCACTAAAAGTCTTAATGAGAGATTGTCTTTGTCAGAGTTTCCATAGTTTTTGAATTTCTAGTTGTGTTCCCCGAGGACGTCACTTCTCTACCTCTAGAAAGAGAACTGAAGTTCTATATTGATCTAGTGCCCGGGACGGCTCCATTTTCCATTGCCCTGTAACACATGTCACATGTTGAACTTTGAGAATTGAAGAACCAATTGGAAGAGCAGTTGGTTAAGCACTTCATCAGACCAAGTGTGACTTTGTGGGGAGCCTCGATTCTATAAGTAAATAATAAGGATGGTGGGATGTGATTATGCATCAACTACCGTCAATTGAATAAGGTTACCATCAAGAACAAGTATCCATTACCCCGGATAGACGACCTGTTAGATCAATTAAAAGGAGCTCGCATGTTCTCAAAGATTGATTTATGATATAGTTACCACCAGATATGAGTGAAGAGTTCAAATGTTCCAAAGACTATGTTTAGAACTCGATATGGACATTATGAATTCCTAGTGATGCCATTCAACCCTTTTTGGATCAGTTTATGGTAATATTCATCAATGACATTCTTATTTACTCTTATTCCCCTCAAGAACACGCATAACATTTAAGGATTGTATTGTCGGTGTTAAGGGAAAAACAACTTTTTGATAAACTCAATAAATGTGAATTATAGATGTTAAAAGTAAATTTCCTTGGCCATGTCATATCTCAAAGAGGTATGGAGGTGGACCCGTTGAAAGTGTAGGCAGTGATTAATTGGGAAAGATCGAAGATTGTTTTAGAAATTAGAAGCTTCATGGGATTGGCAGGTTACTATCGAAGGTTTATCCAAGGTTTTTCTCAATTGGCCATACCATTATCCAGACTCACTCGAAAGGGAAACCATTTTAGGTTGGATGAAATGTGTAAGCATATCTTTATAGAGTTAAAGGAAAAATTAACAACAACGCTGATCTTAATCATTCCGGATCCCGAGAAGCCCTATGTTGTGATATGTGATTCTTCCAAGAAAGGGCTAGGCGGAGTTCTAATGCAAGATGGACGAGTAGTGGCGTATGTATCTCGATAGTTGAAACCTCATGAGGAGAATTACACCACTCATGACCTCAAGCTGGTGGCCATAGTTTTTGCACTCAAAGTGTGGCGCAATTACCTGTATGGAGTCTATTTTGAGATGTTCACCAATCACAATAGTTTGAGGTATCTCTTCGATTAGAAGAAAGTGAACATGAGGCAAAGAAGATGGATGGAGTATCTAAAAGATTATGACTTTGAGTTGAAGTACCATCTAGAAAAAGTGAATAAAGTGGGAGATGCCTTAAGCAGAAAGGAATTTCACATGTCTAAGCTAATGGTTTTGGAGCACGAGTTATTATAAGGATTTCAGAACCTTGACCTCCAGTGCACTAGGACTCGGGAAGGTATAATTATAAGCAACCTGAGTATCACATGTGGCTTGAGAGAGAGGATTCAGAGCCTCCAACTTATTGATGTTGAATTATAAGTCAAAGTTTGGCAACCAGGTTTCTCTCAATTGACATATGGAGTAATCTTCTTCAACCAGGGAGCATGTGTCCCAAATCATATGGAATTGAGAATATTAATCTTAGATCAAGCATACAAAAGTGAGTTTACCGTTCATCCAAGCTCGTCCAAAATGTACCAAATTTTGAAAAAGAATTATTGGTGGCCTGAGATGCAGAAGGATGTTGCAAAGTATGTGGTTGGTTGTACTATGTGTCAGTGAGTAAAGATTGAACACCATAGTTGATGAAAATGATGGAGATTCTATAATGGAAGTGGGATAACATTTTAGTGGATTTCGTAGTAGGATTACTGCGTACTTCGGGTGGTCACGACTCAATTTGGGTGATTATGGACAAGTTAACCAAATCAACCTACTTCTTGGTCGTGAAGACCATACACAAGGTGATTCATTTGGCACAGTTACTCATTACAAAGATTATGAGGTTGAACGGTGTTCCTTTAAGTATTGTATCAGACCGAGATTCAAATTTCACTTCGATATTTTGAAAGGAATTCCAGCACGCCTTGGGTACCCAACTATGTATGAGTACTTCGAATCATCCTCAGTCGGATGGTTAGACCGAGAAGAAAATTCAAACCTTGGAAGATATGTTAAGAGCTTTTGAATTGGAAAATGGTGGAAGTTGGAAAGATCACTTTTCGTTGATCAAATTCACTTACAATAATAATTACCATGCAAGCATATGAATGACTATGATTGAAGATTTGCATGGAAGAAATTGTCTATCACCGCTGTGTTGGACCGAGGTAGGATAAAAAGGAATCCTTGGGCATGAGATAATCTAAGAAACCACTGAtaagatcaagatgatccaagagaaaATGAATAAAGCCCAAGATCTCTGGAAAAGTTATGTGGATCATCGTAGGAGGTTGTTGGAGTTTGAGGAAGGGGGCCACATGTTTTTGAAAGTCATCCCAAGGTTAAAGTGAAAGGGACCTTTCAAAATGCATAAGCTGAGTTTGAGATTTGTCAGGCCATACCAGATTGTGAGGAAGGTAGGCGAGGTAGCATACCAGTTAGCATTTCCACCTTCATTATTCGGGCTACACGATGTGTTCCACATATTGCAGCTCTAAAAGTATGTACCCAATTCTTTTCACCTTATCCTTCTAGATGCGGTTGAAGTAGAATCAGACCTCTCATTCCAACCTCAACCAAGGTGAATTATGGATTATGCAAGTAGAAGTTTGTGGAACAACGAGATACCCCTTGTGAAATTCCTTTGGGAGGAATCGTATCCGGATAAGGCTACTTGGGAGCTTGAATCGGGAATGTTGGACTTTTATCCTCATCTTTTCTAGTAAGTTTTAAATTTGAGGACAAATCCTATTCAAGAGGGGAGGATGTAATATCTAGTACTCAATGCCAACTAATTGTCACCCTAATGAAATTTAGTGGAATTGATTAGTTGGTTAGTAGTACAAGATTAACCTAATTAAATTGGAACATTAGTGTTAATTAACCAATTTAAGTGTATGGGGAATTCTTGTATTTTTTTCTCCTTGGGTATTTAAGGTGAGACCAACCCAATTCCCTTCATTTTTCCTTATTCTCTTTTATTTCCAAATAAAAGATCAAGAGAGGGTTGGAGAAAGGATTTCACGTGAGACATGGAAAATAAGGAAAATGGGATTCAAGGAAAATTCATCTCATTTTTCAAGTTGTTATCAAGATTCATCCATTAACTCTTATGTTCATCTTTAACACTCCCAATCCATTTATAATTTTGATCAAGGTGAATCCTTTAAATAGGACTTGGGAAATTTAGGATGTTAGGATTTATGGGATTTTCATGATCTTTGATTTGCATGTTGAAAATTCCCCCTATATATGcttgattgatgatgaaaatgatgtttaTATGCCATGAATTAACTGTTTAGTCATGTATGTTTCCTATATATTGATAATATGCATTATGGGATTGTGAAACTCGGAAAAATTGGAAATTGGGGGCTGAATTGCAGGAAAACACATAAGTTGCATTCTGGTATGCGACGACAGTCGTCGCCCATGGTGATGGGTTGGCCGTCATTGCTATAAGGAAGGAAAACACGCGAGGGGGAGCTGGAAGGTGTCATCCAAGCTGACGGGCGCTTTCCCAAACTGTCGGCGAGGTTGACAAGCACCCCTCCGGGTGACGACTGTCATGGCTGAGCGGGGCATGACCATCACCTAACCGTCAATCCTATTTCGTCTTTTTTTTTGCGTCGATTTTGGATTTTTTAAGGGATTCTAATTCCCGAAGATCTTGGATACCCTTTTGGTATTTAGTTCCATAAAATAAACTATTTCGGTCATGATCTACGATCGATTTATAGATGTGAGTGCTTGCTACAACATGGAAATAATGAGTTAAGCGCTCGGGCCTTGATGCCCTGATCAAGTGCACCTCCAAATGGTGGAAACTCTTGGGAAATCAGACGACGGGCGGTGAAATCATGAAAAGTCAAATTGGTTGACTTAAGAAATTAGAAACCTTTCCCAGATAGTAAATTACATCAAGTAAGTGGCTCGTTTAATGAAAGTATGTTTACCTAATGGAAATTACTCGGTGGGTAGAACCCTAGGAATGAAGTTATCCGAAAATATGGAGAGTATAAGAATCAGAAGGAGGTAGAAACTGCCGTAAAACCTTATTGGACATAGTCGTACTAGACTTAGTCCTGAGAGAAGGCGGTGGATAATTTCCAAAAACCACCTTAATGGACATATTTGTATTAGAAGGAGGTAGAAACTGTCGTAAAACCTTGCATTGGTGGGCAACGGGTTATCGATCATTAAAGACGTTCGAAACACTAGTTCGGCTAGAGGTTTGTCAAAGACATTGACGTGATAGATTCGTAGCTCTTATTGTTCTACGTGGCTCGTACGTTTAAGTTAATAGCTTATATGTTATTGTGAAGCTATTTATGTTTCGCTTCCTGAGTCCTACTAATTACTATATATAAATATGCTAGTAGGATGAAACTAAGGATAATATACCTTGTAGAGTtgagtggacccataagatatGTGGACTTGTTGAGATGTTGTAATCTCACCCCAATTGTTGTTGATATTTTCAGGTGGTTCGAGGCAGGATAAAGTCAAGGGTAAGGCGACATGAATCTGATGATGATGTTTCACTAACTTTTTGTCTTCCGATGTATTTTAGACAATATTTTGTATCTAGCTAATTATCATGTATTTTAAGCCACGTTTTGTGATTAGCTTTGTACTTTGTACCTGAACATGATGTGTATTAGTCACTTATGTATGAATTTCAGTATCATATTTAATGCTTCTTACATATTATTCTAGACATATATGTATGAGGTGgtacagttggtatcagagctgGTTGATTCTCGACCTAGCCATGAAACATCATAAGTTAAGAAATAAATATGATTCTTTTCTTCTTGTATGCGCGCTTTCCGGTCTGAACCTAAACGTCATATGGTATAGATTTATGCCTGACCAACTTGATTTTATCGGTTGTATGACGAGAAGGTTATGGCTGATAGACGCAAAACTCGTGGGAGGCCTCGAGCTGAGGAAGCACCAGATGTTGAACCCCAAATGACCGGTGGTAATCAAGAAGTTCCATGGACACAATTAATGCAACAACAAAATCCCCTCATGATGCAGAATATGTAGGATCAATAAAAGGGAATGTGCTAAGAAATGAAGGACTAGATTCCTCCTTGGGGAAGCACACAATCTTGAGTGTAGTCGAGTACCGTGTAAACCGCTTCATGTCCTAGCTAGTCCCTTGGGGAAGCACACAATCTTGAGTGTAGTCGAGTACCATGAAGGACTAGATTCCTCCTTGGGGAAGCACACAATCTTGAGTGTAGTCGAGTACCGTGTAAACCGCTTCATGTCCTAGCTAGTCCCTTGGGGAAGCAAACAATCTTGAGTGTAGTCGAGTACCGTGTAAACCGCTTCATGTCCTAGCTAGTCACGTCATCACACATGTAAGAAGAAAGTTATGAAACGTTTATGTGGTGAGATTGCATTTAATGCGCTTGTTTCCCATCACTTTTTTTATTTAATTCCAGTTGATTCATTTATATTTTGCATATGATATATCCTAGAGGCTGACCAACATTACTTAAGGTTTCCCAAACTCCTTTAGTGCCCAGAAAAAACCTTGGGGGAAACATTTTTTGGTCGGCCAAATGCCCAAGAAACTAAGGTCCAATTCATCTTCAATCCACTTAAcataaaataaaacataaaataagCTCACATGCAAAGAACAAGGTACACTCTCTAATTTCCACTTTACACATAAGTTCACATGCAAAGAACAAGATACACTCTCTAATTTCCACTTTACACATAATACTCATATGAAATTTTGAACTAACTTGGGCGTTGGAGTGTTAACGATGAATATCCACCTCACGACACCTGACGGAGATCAACACCACCGTTCAAGATCAACAATTTTTCAGCTGGATTTATTTTTTATTCCTGAGCGGATCAGAGTTTTTAAATTAAACTTCTCAATGTGTAATTGATGAATATTTAAGTATTTTTAACTATTTAGTCGAGACTTTGatcaatcaaataaaaattatttaaaatatcaaTATGATATCAATTATTTCGCAAGATTTATCTATTCAGTTATGCGAACAAATACCCTAGTTTAATAAAGAGAAATGGTAAACAACATAAATCCTTGACCTCATAATTAATTCAATAGTCCCCAATTAAAATTTTATAAATATGTTTGCACAAATTGCCTATTTCCACCCTCAACTACAAATACTAATTTTAAACTCCACAATATCACGACAAAACTCTGCCTAATTTTTTTTGACAATGTTACATTCTTGGTTTTTGAATTGAGACTGTTGGTTATATAAGAAATATATAAATCATCTCATCCAAAAGCTTTTAGTCTTACAGTAGATACCTCTTAAAATTTTATCTTTTTCAAACCAGTTATTTGTAGCAATTAATCATTTTGAAACTTGTTTTTTCACACAATCACTTTGAAACTTGAAAGCGCAGTGCATGCAAATGTGAAACACAAATTAATTAAGTGATTACCCCTATAAGCATTTGCATAATCCATTTTCCATAAGCGATGGAAGTGGTTGTGAGTTAGTTTAATTTGTTCAACACTTTAAACTTTTTCTTTGACCTTCCAATCgtattttaaataatttttctTACAATATATTCAAAATATTATAGTAATATCCAAAAACCTATTGGTATTAGTATATATGAACATGCCTTGCTTGAAGTTCTAAATTCTAGAAACTCTAGAATGTAAGAATTTAAAAGAAACGTGTCGTTGTCCTTTTGCTAACGTGTGATCATGACATTCTAACAACAATAATCCTAATATCTTTACCTACCGAACATTGGGAAATATATCAAATTAGGTCATATCCATTGTTAATATTAGACATACTATTATTGCTAAATACACCCCCTTTGAACCCTTTGAAGTATTAAAGAAATGGTATGTTAGTAATGGAATTGTGATAGAGGTTTTCATTTTGCGAGAATATGTGGACGGCAAGAGAATGCAAGGTGGAGGAAGGAGATACATACATGTTTGAAGAGAGGTTAGTTAGGGAGAGAATGTTTTGTTTAACATTGAAATTCAAAGTCAATAGGTAGGCAAGTTACTTGAACAATAATTAATTGAAGACATATACGACAATGATCAAAgcatttttaaaatataataaatcCCTTAAAATAAAAAGAGGAAAGAGTTATTTTCCTCGAGTGATAAATGAGACTGTCCGGTTCGAATATAGATTAAATAAAGATTTTGAAATGATATTTTTTGTGAGATTTAATATTATAAATTTAAAGAATTGACATATTTTTACATTTTACAAATATATTTCAGAGATGGTTTAATCAGTCGGATTTTGTTAGATATATTTGTTTAATCCGTTATTTTTAAGAAATTAGATAAGAATTCAAACGATTTACTTTGTCTATGACATTTTATTTTATAGATGAAAAGATGTATCTTTGcaaattataattttattattgaCAAATTAAAGATTACTACATTTAGATTTTCCACAATTATATTAATTCGAAAGATTAATATTATAGTTGACCATAATATATAATTTATACACAAAATTTATTAGGGTTAAGAATGGATGACATGCCTTTTATGCTCAATAACacaattataaataaaaaattactAGTCATatatttatttctattttaatatattttatgGTATTGCTTAGTGATAATTAGATATTGGAGTACCAATATAGTTTCTTTTAGGCAAGTGGTACCAATATAGTTGATATGTCTTTTCTCTCTACAATAATGTCTTTATGATTCAATAGtctttttttatttaaaattataatatttaaaATACTAGTATTAATAATATTTACTTAAGTAATATTTAAGTATGTAGATTAAATGATATGAAGACTAATTTGACATTCATAAGTAATATTAGAGTTTAATTCATTTGAGGTATTCCATTTTAAAggttaaattaaaatactattGGCTAAAAAAACATTTATGTTAAAATAGTCATCAACTTACAATTTTAGAGGCATTTtgtcaaaacaaaaaaaaagaaaggaaaaaaagaGTAATTACTATAAAATTCTAGAGATTAACTTTATGGTGGCTTACAAAGAATTTGAGAATTCactataaaataaaaaatcaatattttcattcATATTTGGTATAACTCTACACTATCATCTACATTCATTCAAGTGATCAAGAAGTCAAAGAATCTCACATAAGTTCTCTAATAAGGTAGTAGGTGAAACTTCACATACTATAAAATTTCTCATCAATCACTTATTTTTTTTCTCTATATAGCATCAATCATTAACATTTATATGTCGTTTTTCTCACTTCTTAGGTATACATTATACAAATTCTAGATAGATGACTACAAAAAAGATAACATGGAAATCCATGATCTTGATCTTAAATTGTTACAAGAGTAAATACCCTTTGGAGGAATCAAAGAAACAAGTTTTGAAACAAGGTTCTTTTCAAAGATTATGTTTATCAGATATAAGCAATTCAAGTTCAACTCAAGCTATTGAAGATATTTCAGTTTCTTTTGCTGGCTCTAAGCTTCATGCATTCACACTTGAGGAGCTTAAAGAAGCAACACATGGTTTTTCATGGAGTAATATGTTGGGTGAAGGCGGTTTCGGTCCGGTTTATAAAGGGTTTGTTGATGATAAGGTTAGACAAGGCTTAAAGGCTCAAACTGTTGCGGTTAAATGTTTGGATTTGGATGGTTTGCAAGGTCATAGAGAGTGGCTGGTTAGTTTTCTCAAACACGCGCTTTTCGCTTATTAAGTGTATGTTTGAATTGACAGTGAATTTGACAGAATCACAGACACAGTGTGATTTTGGTGAAGCTCTAAAGTATAGCTTCTATCAGAATCATAGTAATTTCTTGGTTGATTCAAACATATCAAAATTGTTTAGTCGCATAATCGATTTTGGACATATTTTTATTTTCTAGGCAGAGATTATATTTCTTGGACAACTAAGGCATCACCATCTTGTGAAGTTAATTGGATATTGTTGTGAAGATGAACATAGACTTTTGGTGTATGAGTACATGCCAAGAGGTAGCTTGGAGAGTCAACTATTCAGAAGTATGTTTCTTTTCTAAATCATGAGAAGTATTGTAGCCGCGGCGTTTCCGTCATTGAATTTTGTGTGTTTTATGTTTGTGTTTTTAGTATATGTTTTGTTTTGAGTCTGAGGTTGATGTTCTAGCATGTTACAAGCAGGATATGCTGCTGCTATGCCATGGTCAACAAGGATGAAAATTGCATTAGGTGCTGCTAAGGGTTTGGCTTTCCTTCATGAAGCAGATAAGCCTGTAATTTATAGAGATTTCAAAGCTTCAAATATCTTACTAGACTCGGTATGTTCTTCATATCTTGCATCTTCAAAATCATCTTTCATGTGGACATATTAGGAAATTTACTCTTTTATATCTCTCTCTTAAAATTTAGGATTATACGGCTAAACTCTCGGATTTTGGACTGGCTAAGGATGGCCCGGAAGGGGAAGAAACACATGTCACGACGCGCGTAATGGGAACACATGGTTATGCTGCTCCGGAGTACATCATGACAGGTTTTTACACTATATACAAATTGTTAACCTAGTTCCTTGTGCATCAGCCACATTTGATTGTTTCGATTCTCTGCAATATTAAAGATCAGGAAGCGACCAAGTCAAATGTGGCTGATGTTGATGTAGTCACAACCATGGTCCTAAAGACATCAAAACTTTGATGTACAGACCCATATTACGGTTGTGGAATTTTAATAACAAAACGCGCTTAAAACTAACTTTGACCTGATTTTACTTATCTTCTGGCCAAATTCAAGATTATCATGATCCTTACCGGAGGTTTGAAAATACTTAGCTCTTGCATGATTGATTATATATAGGTCATCTTACAACAAAGAGTGATGTGTATAGCTATGGAGTGGTTCTATTGGAATTGCTTACAGGAAGAAGGGTAGTGGACAAGTCCTTAGAATCAAAAAGAGGTAAGAGCTTGGTAGAATGGGCAAGACCTATGTTGAGAGATCCAAAGAAACTTGACAGAATCATAGACCGTAGACTTGAAGGACAGTTTCCTATGAAAGGAGCTTTGAAAGTTGCTATGTTGGCTTTTAAATGTTTGAGTCATCACCCAAATCCAAGACCTTGtatgagtgatgttgttaagatTTTGGAACCACTTCAAGATTTTGATGATGTTTTTGTAGGTCCATTTGTTTATGTTGCTGTAAGTGAAAATGGTGACAAAGATCAAATATAGGACTCTCTCACTATAGTATGTCTTTTTCAGTTGTTGGATAAAGATTAGACAGTACACATTGTGATTTTGATACAACAAGAACTCAGAATCTCAATCAAGATGTTTGAGATGCAAATAAGTATTACAACTTGGAAACTCATGTGGTCAAGAGTGGTAAAAGTTTGATGATGTACAAGGGCTTGAAACAAGTTTTTGTGCTGATGTTATCAATTGTTGTTGTTACACATGTTTGGATTGTTATAGTATGGAGACTACAAACTCTAATATAGAATACACAAACTCATCAAATTTATTCATAATATATTTCACAAAATTATTGTTGGATTGTGTTTGTGATTTGGGATTTCAAATCAGTTTGATAAAGGTGAATAGTTATTATTGTTTTTCTATTAGGCATATTAGTCTCAGAACTCAGATTATGAGTTTGTTTTTGGTACATTAGCTTATGTTGTTTGCtcaataataaaaaataaaaaatgatttgctaatatatatatatatatatatatatatatatatatatatatatatggagGAAAATTAGTAGAGCTTATAGTGttttttatcatttatttttgTTAAGGAACAACGAATAGTACTTTGAAGACGACCACACTATAGATGTTCGGATTCGGTGGTGATATTTCTCCTAAGATTAAAGATGGCATATGTAAAAAAATTAACACTCTGACACTTCAATTAATAAGAGATTGGTATAGAACTTTGTAAGTATGAGTTGAATCGTATTTGAGTGTGATTTAGGATCACACATATATAGGAGAGACCGGTGTAACCATCTCTATATTGTCCGACGTAGAGCGCAAGTGATCGTTGGATGATGATCCATAGTCCCGATGAAGGAGATGTGTGCTCATGTGCAGTGCAATATGAGACAGGTTCAACTGTAAAATAGTGTGTAAAGTTGCTTATTCTCCCTTCAGAGCACGATTAGACAGATTGATCAGATAGGAGCAATCTTCCTCCAGGGGAGAAGCCCAACTTTATTTGGAGGAGCGATGACCCGACTCTGAAGCACCTTGTGACCTCTGAAGAGCAATCAAAGTAACAACACTTCCAAAAAGATTTAAAATAGTATAGGGGTCTGCTTCAGTCCCTGTCGACCATATTCTCATCCATATGAGTCAGAGTTGTACTTCATCTTTCATCAGACCTGAAAATAGTCATAGTCAAAGCAATTATGCCATGAATGAGAAAATTAAAGACAAAGGAGCCAGGAGCTTCCACAACTTATCAAAAATAACTTTTGTTCTTCTTGGGAATGAGTCTCCATCAACAATTGAATATCAATAAGGCGTTGCAACCGTTTCTGGCCAGCCTCCTTCGAATGTACACCACCCCCGAGATAACCCAGGTTGTTGATGAAGCTCATCATCTGTTTTTTCTGATACCGATCTTTGGTAGAAAGTATCCCCTCTTTATACACACACACACTTTGTTTCTCATAAAGAAATGACTTTCAATCTAGTATTTGGGGAACAACTTGACGCATCTACCCTACACTCTATTCTCAACATCGTAAACCGTAACGTGAGCATCTGGGTGGATAAGGGTAACCAGAAAGAACCGGTCCTCGAAATTCTACAACTCGGAAAGAGTATCAAAGCCCCGGACGACCAACATTAAAGAAATTAA is a window of Lathyrus oleraceus cultivar Zhongwan6 chromosome 6, CAAS_Psat_ZW6_1.0, whole genome shotgun sequence DNA encoding:
- the LOC127095825 gene encoding serine/threonine-protein kinase RIPK isoform X1 codes for the protein MTTKKITWKSMILILNCYKSKYPLEESKKQVLKQGSFQRLCLSDISNSSSTQAIEDISVSFAGSKLHAFTLEELKEATHGFSWSNMLGEGGFGPVYKGFVDDKVRQGLKAQTVAVKCLDLDGLQGHREWLAEIIFLGQLRHHHLVKLIGYCCEDEHRLLVYEYMPRGSLESQLFRRYAAAMPWSTRMKIALGAAKGLAFLHEADKPVIYRDFKASNILLDSDYTAKLSDFGLAKDGPEGEETHVTTRVMGTHGYAAPEYIMTGHLTTKSDVYSYGVVLLELLTGRRVVDKSLESKRGKSLVEWARPMLRDPKKLDRIIDRRLEGQFPMKGALKVAMLAFKCLSHHPNPRPCMSDVVKILEPLQDFDDVFVGPFVYVAVSENGDKDQI
- the LOC127095825 gene encoding serine/threonine-protein kinase RIPK isoform X2, which codes for MTTKKITWKSMILILNCYKSKYPLEESKKQVLKQGSFQRLCLSDISNSSSTQAIEDISVSFAGSKLHAFTLEELKEATHGFSWSNMLGEGGFGPVYKGFVDDKVRQGLKAQTVAVKCLDLDGLQGHREWLAEIIFLGQLRHHHLVKLIGYCCEDEHRLLVYEYMPRGSLESQLFRRYAAAMPWSTRMKIALGAAKGLAFLHEADKPDYTAKLSDFGLAKDGPEGEETHVTTRVMGTHGYAAPEYIMTGHLTTKSDVYSYGVVLLELLTGRRVVDKSLESKRGKSLVEWARPMLRDPKKLDRIIDRRLEGQFPMKGALKVAMLAFKCLSHHPNPRPCMSDVVKILEPLQDFDDVFVGPFVYVAVSENGDKDQI